The genomic window AAAACGTGGTGTCATTGGTGACCACTCCTTCACTCAAACCGGCCAAAGCAACCGACATCTTGTATGTCGATCCTGGGGGGTACTGCCCCTGTATCGGTTTATTAATAAAGGGTTTCAGCGGATTCTCCAGCATATCCTTCCATGCCTTCCGTGAGATGCCACCAACAAACTCATTCAACTCTAGCGGCGGCGAGCTGACCACAGCCAAGAGTCGCCCAGTATTGACCTCCATCATTACTGCCGCCCCAGCCCGACCATCAAGGACTTCTTCCGCCACCTCCTGCAAATCACGATCAATTGTCAACTTAATATCAGCGCCAGGCAGTGGTTGCAGCACCGAGACTTCGCGCTGCTCAAAGCCTTGAGCGTCAACTTCGACATAGCGGCGACCAGGCTCTCCACGTAACTCAGTCTCATAAATTCGCTCAAGACCAAGTTTCCCAATTTGATCATTCAGATGATACTCTCCTTCAAATTCATTAAGCTCTTTTTCATTGATCCTGCCGAGATAACCAAAAAGATGCGATCCTAAATTTTCGTACAAATACTCCCGTGAGGCCTGGACCTCTACCCGGATACCAGGCAGATCATAAAGGTGATTTTCAACGGCGACCAAAGTCTTCCAATCAAGATCTTCCTTCAGGGTAATCGGCACATAACGGGGATAATCCTCCGCCTCTCTGATCCGGTCCAGCAGATCATTGACATCCACTGCTAACAGGGTGGAGAGGCGACTCAACACCTGAGCAGGATTAGGTGCGTCTTCCCTTGCCAAAGTCACATTAAAATAAGGGCGGTTAGCAATCAAAGGCCGCCCCAAACGATCGGCAATCATGCCTCGCGGCGCATTTACCCAGTGCAACCTGAGCCGATTATTCTCGGAGGATTTAAAAAAATCGTCCCCCTTAATGATCTGCAGATACCACAGCCTGATCCCAATGATTGCAGCAAATGCAAGCAGAGCAATAGTGGCAAAACGCACCCTTTTCTTCAAGATCAGAAGCTCAGCCTCGTTGACCTGTTCAATTCTGGAAATAACCTGCCGCATACTC from Desulfobulbaceae bacterium includes these protein-coding regions:
- the mrdA gene encoding penicillin-binding protein 2, which encodes MRQVISRIEQVNEAELLILKKRVRFATIALLAFAAIIGIRLWYLQIIKGDDFFKSSENNRLRLHWVNAPRGMIADRLGRPLIANRPYFNVTLAREDAPNPAQVLSRLSTLLAVDVNDLLDRIREAEDYPRYVPITLKEDLDWKTLVAVENHLYDLPGIRVEVQASREYLYENLGSHLFGYLGRINEKELNEFEGEYHLNDQIGKLGLERIYETELRGEPGRRYVEVDAQGFEQREVSVLQPLPGADIKLTIDRDLQEVAEEVLDGRAGAAVMMEVNTGRLLAVVSSPPLELNEFVGGISRKAWKDMLENPLKPFINKPIQGQYPPGSTYKMSVALAGLSEGVVTNDTTFYCNGAMRFRGRNYRCWKKNGHGAVSLERALAESCDVYFYSVGMKVGVDKLAEYAKSLGLGEPTGVNLEHEKAGIIPSIAWKKKRYGQPWHEGETMSISIGQGYDSATPLQICQMTSTLVNGGIRYRPQLIEEIVDSDGKVLKTFEPIVDGHALGNAKSLDLIRKGMESAVNTPRGTSTVAKLPTILVGAKTGTAQVVRVEQYKHLKEEDIPYKYRDHAWFTCYAPAEKPEIAITVIVEHGLHGATGAGPVARKLLDYYFKEVKPRKKDTENDHVAI